CTGGTAGTAGAAGTAAAAGAACTGGCAGTTACGCAGAGCGGCCAGGTAAAAGTGCAGTACTTAAGTGCCTACTACAAAAATCCGGAATTCCGGACCCGTAAAGGAGAAGCTTTATTGCGGGAAGTACAAGGTTTATTGGGTGATTACCTGCCTTTAAACGAAATTGAGTGGTATGAAACCAACGAAAGGCACGAAAACATAAAAAAATACTTAAATTCCGTTACCTTAACACATTACAACCTACTTTGACCTTAAACCTATGGAAGAAAACAATATATCAATCGCCGATAACAAGGAATTAGTCCAGCAAAAAGCCTTAGCGCTTTCGCAAACCATTGATCCTACTAAACCCGAAAGCCTGAGTAACTTTGGGGTAGAAACCCAACGCAAACTGGGTAATTACTCCAACGAGCTGCTTACCAAGGTAAAAGCCAAAGATTCCGGCGACGTAGGCGAAGCTATCAACGAGTTGTTGGGTCAAATTAACATGATTAAGGTAGACGAAACCGAGAAACCCGGTTTTTTCTCGCGTTTACCTTTTGTGAATAAAATTGCCGATAAAACCAAGAAAATAGCCAGCCAGTACAACTCCATCTCCGAAAACGTAGACGATGTAGTAGTAAAGCTGGAAAAAACCCGGCAGAGCGTACTCAAAGATTCTACCAGCCTGGAAGTAATGTTTAAGCAGGCCGTAGATTATATTTATGAAGTGCGGGCAGTGATTGCGGCTGGCCTCATGAAAATTGAAGAAATTGAAACCGAGCTGATCCCGAAGCTGCAAGCCGAGGTAGAAAACAGCAACCAGGACGAAATTGCCGTGCAGCGCCTCAGCGACATGATCGGGTTTAAAGAACGCCTGGAGAAGAAGGTACACGATTTCCGGTTATCACACACTATTGCCACGCAATCTATGCCGCAAATCCGGATGATTCAGACCACCAACGATGTGCTGGCGCAGAAAATCCAGAACTCGATTGTAACGGTTATACCGGTTTGGCGGCAGCAGGTAGCCATTGCGCTGGGCCTGGAAAAACAACGTAAAGCCCTGGAAATTCAGAAAAAAGTAACCGATACCACCAACGAAATGCTGTTGAAAAACGCGCAGCTTTTAAAAACCAACGTGGTAACGGCCGCCCAGGAAAATGAACGAGGCATTGTGGACGTAGAAACCCTGAAAAAAGTAAACCGCGACATGGTAGAAACATTGGATGCGGTTATTAAAATTTCGGAAGAAGGCAGCCGCAAAAGAACCGAAGCCGTGAAAGAATTAGCTGCCGTGCAGGAAGAACTAAACCGCAAAGTGATTGGCAGTTTCGGTAAATCGAAACAAATTGAAATAGAATAATGGCAACGGCACCCAAATACCGTGCTGAGGAAAAAGAGAATAGCGTCCTGACGGAAGAGCAGGACCTTATTCTGGATATGTACATTCAAAAATTAGATGCATATTTCGAAAGTTTAAAAGAATCGGAAAAAATACAGGTAGAAATCGAAACGCTGCATCTGAAAAGAATACTTACTAAATGATACAATTTATGCGGTCTCTTTTTAGCTGGGGAGATGCAACGGATAACCGGACCGTGGTGGGAGCACCAGTGGACGTAGATTTAAAAGCCGTAGCCCTAATTAAAAACTCCAACGACCGCTTAACCGAATTAAGCCAGTTAGTAAACCGCTATACCGGCACGCCGCACGAAGCTAAGCTGAAAGCCGTTCACGAAAAAACGAAAAAAATCCACGCGTACCTGGTAGAAAAGAAAAGGGTACATGAACTGGAAATTTTTCACCTGCAAAATACCGAGCATTTTATTAATACGTTCCGCATTATCCTGGAGGCTTACCAAAAGGAGCAGGAAGAAAGTAATAGCAGAGCCAACCGGTCTGCTAAACCGGGAGGCTTGCCCGAAAAATCAAAATTTATTAAAAACAAGCAAAACCAGGAAACTTACCGTAGTCTGGAATTGGTGAAACCGGTAGCCATGCCGGAATCTTTGTTTCAAAGCAACCGGTTGGCGCCGGTGCCGCAGTTAAACGTACCCAGTATTTCTATCAATACCTTTGCCACTATTACCTATTACAAAGAAGACGCCGACGAAAACCTGATTGCCCGCGAAATTGGCTTTACCTCCACCGACTTAGAAAAGGCCGCTTTTTTGCAGCACGTTACGGCTTGTTTGGGTATCCGGGGTATTGCGTACATGGGCAATGCTTTGGTTTCTATTGCAAATAACAATGGCTCGCAGCCTACCGGTTTAGTGCCTATCATTCATTGGGAAGGATTTTTGTACGCCCTTAACTTAAACGATTACCGCCTGTTCCCGGTCCAGATTAACCGGCGATAATGTCTGAATTTTAAAAATTTAAGCCGTTTTAACGCTTGTTTTAACATGCTCCTTCGGCTTTTCTTCTGGAAAGAATACGTAAAACGCAAATTTATAAATTCGGCTACCTGGCGGTGATTCAGTAAGTTATAGCTATCTTTAAACCAAATATAATGTTAAGAAAGTAGCATTTTAAAGCCCATTTACGTAAATTTAAACGAATATACCCACAGGGTTATCGCTTATTTAGGATCAACGCAATGAAACATACTTTTTTATTACTTTGCTTTTTAAGTTGGAGTTGGGCTGGTTTGGCTCAAACAACTAATGCGCAGCCCACCGAACTAAACAGTGCGCCTCCGGCAATAGAAACTCCGGTTATAACGCCGCCTGTTGTTACCAATGCTACTAAAGATTTATCCGTAAAGCCGGCCCGCAAAGTTTCTTATGGTTTATCTATGGGTACGCAGTATAGCCCACTGCTCGGCACCGCTACTTACCTGGAGCCCAGCGTGCTGGTACCCATTACCAAGCGGTTTAGCGGCTTTGCTTCCGTGAGTATGATTTCGGCTTTTAATACGTACCCCAACCGGTTCGGGCAAGATAATGCTGCTGCCCTGAATAATCGCTGGAGCCAGCATTACATCGTGCACGCTGGGGGCAATTACCTGGTAAACGACCGTTTAAATTTAACCGGTAGCGTTTGGCGCGATTTATCTAAAAACCCTGGCTTAAGACCGGTTAATTTGTTAATGCCCGGCGGCAGCAACGGCATGTCTATCCGGGCGAGCTACAAAGTAACCGATAACTTTTCGGTTTCGGGTGGTTTGCGTTACTCTAACGGCAATGCCTACCAAAACAGTTGGTATAATCCGGCTTCCTCGTTTGGTTATTAATAGTTTAGGTTAAGTCGCAACAAAAAGCCCGGTATTTTAAAATACCGGGCTTTTTGTTGTTAAAAAAAACATAGTAGCAGTTGTTTATGTATGGTTTCTATTCAAACGAATAGTCAGGTGGATACGTGTCGTACTTAAGTTGAATTTCCCGGAACGTATTCGGATCGAGCGGTTTTCCATCTGTAAAAGCCGTTTCCAATTCGTCATAGTAATTTTCAAAACCTCCGGGAGTATCAATTGCCAGTAATCTTACTGCCGAGTCGCTTTTGTTGGAAAAGGCATGGACAACGTATTTGGGAATAAAAATAAAGTCCCCTTTTACCAAAGTCATTTCTTTACCATTTACTTCAACGCTAAGTACTCCTTCCAAAACATACCAGGCATGTTCGTAATTCCGGTGTTTATGCGACGGAGGCCCGGGAAAGTTGGGAGGTAAATCATATTCGGTTATTGAAAACTTGTTATTAGTTCTCTCACTAAACAATTTTAAAAATAGCCTGGAGGTACCAACTTTTATTTCTCTACCCTCTCCGGAATTTAATATAAGTGCCTCGTTTATTTCCATCTTACTTTATTAATGCTTGAGCTTTAAATAATTGCTAACCGTTCGGGCGGGATTTTTTGCACTAAACTTGAAGTGAAGAACCAAAGCTTAAATATAGTAAAAAGCGTTAAACGAAGCACTTCGTACCGCCCGAACGCCAAGCCCTTGTTACCAGCCGTATTTCTGTTGGTTGTTCCCTTGTCTATTTTCTTTCTGCAGTGCCCTGTAAGTGGGCCGGATAGCGTTCGCCTACAATTTTGATGGTCGTTAATGCTTCATTTATTTTGTTCAATTCATCATTTGTCAATGAAACGTTGGTGGCACCAATGTTTTCTTGTAAGCGATGTAATTTTGATGTTCCCGGAATGGGTACAATAAAAGGTTTTTGAGCCAACAACCAACCTAAGGCAATTTGTGCTGGCGTAGCGTTTTTTTCTGCCGCAATGGAAGTTACTAAGTCCACCAAGGCTTGGTTTGCTTTTCGGTTTTCTTTACTGAAACGGGGCAACATATTTCTTGTATCCTCTTTATCCAATTCCACGTCGGCGTTGATTGTTGCGGTCAAAAATCCTTTACCCAACGGACTGAAAGGAATAAAACCAATTCCTGATTCTTCCAAGGTTGGAATAATTTCGTTTTCAGGCTCGCGGTAAAACATAGAGTATTCACTTTGCAAAGCCGTTACCGGGCAAACAGCGTGTGCTTTTCGGATGGTTTCGGCATTGGCTTCTGACAGTCCAAAATGTTTTACTTTTCCTTGTTGGATCAAATCTTTTACGGTTCCAGCAACGTCTTGCATAGGAACATGCGGGTCGGGCCGGTGTTGATAAAACAAATCAATTACGTCGGTTCTCAATCTTTTTAAAGATGCTTCGGCAACAGCTTTTATGGTTTCAGGCCGACTGTCTAAGCCGAACCGCACATTACCTTCTTTAAAACCAAACTTGGTAGCAATTACCACTTCTTTACGCAAGGGTTCAAGCGCTTCGCCAACTAAAAGTTCGTTTTCGCCATAACCTTGTGCCGTGTCAAAGAACGTAATGCCGTGTTCAACTGCCCCACGAATTAACTTTATGCTTTCTTCTTTTGTTGGGGCATTTGGAAAACTTAACCCCATACAACCAAAGCCCAATGCCGATACTTCTAATTCGCTTTTTCCTAATTTTCTCTTGTTCATTTTTCTTCATTTTAAGTTTAACAGCGTAAAGGTTGTTCAATAAAAAATGAAGGCATTTGCCATTTGGCAAAAAGTGATTTCAGCGGATATTTTTTCTTATTCTGCTTAAAGAAGATTGGGTGATTCCCAAATAAGAAGCAATGTAGGACAAAGGTACCCGGTTTATTAATGTCGGAAATTTTTGAATAAAATCAAGATAGCGTTCCGTTCCGTCTTGCGAAATTAATTCGCTTCTACGGGTTATTTTTTCGCTGTGGTATTTCGCTACTATTTTTTGTAGAATAGTATCCCAACCAATAATGGTTTCGGAGATTTCTTTCCAGTCTTTTTTTGAAAAAACAACCAGTTTGCAATCCGTAATGGCTGACAGGTATTCCGAAGGCGTATACAGTTCGTCGATCGTATTTCCCGATAAAATCAAATGGTTTTCGTCGATAAAGTAACGGGTAATTTCTTCGCCCTTGTTGTTATAATAAGAAACACGAAGAACACCATCAGTAAGAAAGCCAATTTGTTTAACTGTTTTTCCTGCTTCCCAATAAAAGTCGTCTGTGTGCAGTTCTATTTCCGTCGCCTTGCTTTTAATAAGGTCAATTTGCTGTTTGTTTAAATTGCCAAACTGTAAAATGTATTCTATAAATTTCTCCATTTGGCAAAGTTAGAAATCGTGGTCTGTTTGAGATTTGTCATTTGGCAAAAAGGGCCGGGCTTCTATGGTTTATCGGAAATGGCTGGAAACGTGTTCTGCTAGTATGAGCAACGCGTAGTCGAAGCATAAACTAGGGACTGTGTTGTATTTTGTCTTTTTTTATTCTTAAACCTGTAAAGACCGAAATGATTAAAAGCAATACTAAAGTTAATGATATGCCGAGTAACTAGTTTTTAGTATTACTTAGCTCTTCTATCGCATTATTCAATTCATTTATTTTTGCCTTTGCCACTCCTAAATCTCGTTCTGCTACGCTTTTTTCAATAATTAAAGTAGCTCTTTTTTCTGCACCATAGTCCTTGGTAAGTCGCCTAAGTTCTTCAATCTCACTTAAGTTAACTTCTTCCATTTGATTCTTTAAAAAGGTACCGGTGAACAGGCTATGTAGGAGTACCAAGCTGAGATTACTGCAAATACAAAAAGGCTACCATTGGTAAGGCAGCCTTTTTGTAAATTTTTAAAAAATTAGCCTAGCGGATAAACAAGCGGGTTTGTTTTTCCCCGGAAGCAGCGGTAGCGCGCAAAATGTAAACACCTGGATTTAAGTTTTTTTCCGGACTTATATCGGTACTGGCCGTACCTTCGTGGTTAGCAGTAATAAGTGCCGAGTAAATAGGTAAACCGGCTAAGTCGTATAAAGTAAGGGTAATTTCTTCGTGGGGGGTAAAGTTCTTCGCTTCCGCAAAAATAGCGTCTTCGGTAGTGGGGTTCGGATATACCTCCAGCGATTTTTCTTTTACCTCCGTAACTGCCGAGGCTACCATTTCTGTAGCCGCACTACTGCTGGTTTGGACGGGTTTTAACAAAGTTATCCGGGGCTTGCCGTTGCCGTTGCCATCGTAGTACTCCGATAAGTATATGTTGCCGGTTTTAGGATCTTCGGTTAAGTCCAGGGGGTTGGCAAATGGCCGCCGGAAACCCGGAACCTTGATACCTTCGGTTGCCTTTACTATATTTTTGCTGGTGCCGCCCGGTTCCAGTACCATAATGTCGTCGCCTCCGCTAAAGCGGCATACCAAGAGCCTGCCTTTAAGCTTGCCGCCAAAAGCATTGCTGCGGTATTCGATTACTCCATTCGGCGACATATTTAAACCAAAATCAAAAGCCCAGCCGCGGTAGTTCGGTTCTTTTTGCGTGCCTACCCGGTAACCAAAGGTTTGGCCATTGGCTTTCCAGACTACTTCGCCAGGATCGGTGCCCGAGGTGGGGTTGCCGCCGTTTAAAATGTATTCTTTTCGTAAAATATTCGGGTGGCCGTAATAACCGCCTTTTACTACCCGGAACAAATAATCGTTTTGGGTGTCGCGTACATTCGTAATAGCCGGAATAGTAGACCCGTTGTAAGTAGTGCCATCGGCCCGCTTGGCTCCCGATGCTAAAGCCGGAATATTACCACCCGCCGCCGAACCGTTGGCTGGTACGTATAGTTGGCCGTTGGTATGCCACACCAGGTCAAAAGCGTTACGGATGCCGGTAGCGTAAATAGTTAAAGCTGCACTGCTGGCGTAGGGGTTGTAATTGCCGCCATCCTGGGTTTTAACGTTTATAGGTAAGCTTTGCCGCTGCGCTTTGGCAATATCTAAGCGCAACAGGGAGCCCGATAACAACCTTTCGGGCCGGTTACCCCAGGCACCATCCGCTGCCCCCATGGCCGAATTGCTGCCCTGCGGAAAATAAAGGGCTTTGTCGGGCCCAAAAGCAAGGCTGTTGGTAGAATGGTCTTTGTACGAACGCGGCAAATTAATGACATAATCTTTTATCGAAATATTAGAGGGCTTATTGAGTACAATCCGGGAAATTTTGCCGGACCAATCGGGAGCATTCACAAAAAGCGGCGACGAATGGCTGATCCAGGCTACCAGATTGCTGCTGGTTGCGGCCGGATCGAAGCACAACCCAATTAACAAGCGCCGCGACGACCCAAAAGGAGAAATGGTAACGTGATTGGTAATGGTACCATCAGATTTTATATCCCAACGTTCAATTTTACCAGCCGAGGTAGTGGCGTACAGGCGATGATCCGGGCCTACCACCAGTGTTGTGAAACCATTGGCGCCAAACGAATTGGTAATCAGTGTTTTTTCGGTAAAAGCAATGCCTTCTGAACTGCCCGGGCTGGCGCCGCTGGTCGAGAATCGGGAAGTAAACGGAATAAAAGCGTTACCCTTATCATCTTTCACCTGGTCCGTAATATGAAATTCGTAAACCGTGTTTCGGGCCAATGTGGCGGATAAGGTAATGGCATCGCCGGCCGCTGAAGAGTTAACAGCTGTGCCACCCACCTGGGTTTTAGAACCGGTGCTGCTTATTTTAAATAATTTTACCGTGGCAGTATTTACGGTTTTTCCGTTGATGGCATTGCCGCCCGGATACTCTAAATCCACGGAAATAGATTTGTCCAGGGCCACGTTGGTGGCGCCATCGGCCGGGCGTACGGCGCTCGCATAAGGTCTTTTATTTACTACGCTACCACCGGGCTTAATTACTACCAGGTACGTGTTTTTAGAACCCACCGCCGGGCTGGCCAGGTTGCCCCCTAATTTAACGGTACCGACCGGATACCTTTTTTGGTAGACCTGTAAAAAGCTGATGCGGGGATCGTTAATACCAATCCGATCGGCGGTTTTTTCCCAAGTACTGAGCCAGGCCGGCAGTTTGGTGGCTAATGGATCGTAGGCTACGTAAACGGTAGCCGTTTTATTAACGGAAAAAGAAAGCACCGAAGTAGCCGTTACGTACTTATCATCGTTGGGGGTTTTTATAAACAAAGCATTGTTCAGGGTAGTGGGTACCGAAGTAATCTGGTAATTCCGGTCGGTATAAAAAACGGTGCCTTTGGTTAATTGGCCTAACTTGTAACTGTTGCCTGTAGTAGCTTTTACGTTAGTTACCAAAGAGCTGCTAGGTGGTGGAGTACTGCTTTTTATGGTAAAGTTTAGCGTTAAAGAAGTTCCGGCAGTACCGGTACCATCCTGGTTAGAATAAGGGGTAGCGGTTAAGGTGTATTTGCCCGGTTCGGGAGTCCAGGAGTAATAATTGCCTTCATTTTCGCCAAAAACCGCATATGGCGCTGTGCTTTCGACGTGCGTACGCGAAGCAGCCCCCGATAAAGTAAAGCGCACACTTCCTACTTCGGCCGGGGAGGTATTAGCCCGGATGTTTAGGTTATTGGTGGCCAAGGTAGCCAGGTCTATGGTAGCGTTGTTCGTAATTGTTCGGATGGTACTCTCGTTATCGGCATTGATTAGCGAGAAGCTGGTAATCTGATCCTCAGCTAAGGTTTTCGCCATTGATTTAAAAGAACTTTCTTTGTTAGGCGAAGGAGTTAATAGCGGAGCCGCATGTATATTGGTTTGACCAGTAAGTAAAACCAGAAAAAAGATAGCTGGTACGCGAAAGAAAATACGAAAGCAATAAAAAGTATAAAGTCTTTTCATCTTCTTAATTTTTACGGTTTAATCACAATCTTTAATAAACCCAATTCTAAAATTTTAAAAAATAAAGCAGGGGAATACCGCCGGCATAGCCGGTTTCGGCAAAAGGGTAGGTAATAATAAAAGGCGGTAGTTGGGTTAAGTGGTAATTCCGCATTTAATAAAAGGCGCAGTTTTACACCAGCTAGCTAAATTTTAAAAATTTAGAAGCAGTTTAGAAATACGGCTTGCGCCCGAAAAGCTAAAAAACAGAGCTTGAATTTTTTAAATTTAGAAAATACAGAGTGCGGAATGCTTAACCAGGAATATTGTATCTTAAGAATTAAGTACAACAGAATGGGGGATTGATATTTTTATTCATAACGGTAAAGCTTAATTTAAACGTAAGAATTACTCAAAATACTCTTCCCTAATAAGTTGGTTTAGCGCGTTATTTCAAAGTTTGTAATAGCACCACTTTCTTTGAAGTAGAAAAAGCAAACACAAACTTTAGGGTTGCCCGCGGCATTATTCCACAGCGCCTTCAGCAAATTTTAAGATCCGGAATGGGTTTGTAATTCCGGCAGATCAGGCAAAGGCAAATAAAATAAGACACCGACTTTTCTGGTTCTTTAAAATGGAAGTAATGAGAACCTGCCAGATTTTCTGATTTCTTGAAATCCGGAGTACCAGGAGGAGCAGCCAGAAGAATAAACTGTTTTAAACCACAGTTTTACCAGGGAGCATTTAATAGCTTAGATAATAGAATTAATTTACTAAAAACGTAATCTGTTAATTGCGCTTATTGTTTGGTTCATATTTCTGTAAAAAGATGCGTACAGAAAATAGTAACCGCCAGGTTAACATTATACTAGCCTTAAGGGTAATTATTCCGGAAAAATAAAGTCTGCAAAGCTGAATCAACAACTGCAATATAATATAAAATTATTTTGATTATACAAAAATTAATTTAAATTTTTATATAAATCAAGCTGGTAATTTTTACGCATCCTGGTTAATACTGGTTTGGTATTTTATGCAAATGCTATATCGATTTTTTAGTTCTGGTTTACTTTACAATAAGACTTAACCAAGATTGTCTTTTTTTTTAAATTTATTTATTTTGGTTTTGTTATAAGTGGTTGTTTGTGAATGAGTTTATGCTAAATCCAAGGCGATAATTTCGTGGGCAGCTAATTGATTTACCTGTAAGCTCACCACATTATTTTTAAATTTATACCCAGGTTTTTGCCCGCTCAAAAGCAACTTTACTCCTGCTAATTTTTTATTTTCCGGAACCCTGATTTTTACCTGTGCATTTACCGGTATCAGCTCTCGGAAGGGTGCTTTGAGCATCATGGGGTTGGTAAGGTTTACTAAATGCACGGTCATAGAGCTTTTTTGCTGCCAGGTAGTTACATCAATAATGCCCGGGCCCTTTACTTCCACCAGAGGTTCTTCGTTTAATGCCCACCGGAACGTATTACGCAGCAATTTGCCGTGGTCGGAGCTCAGGTATTGCCAAAAGGTCCGGTCGATGTCGCCGGGAAAGTAGGCTACGCGGCCTTGGCCTATTTCGCGCAGGTACAGTTCGCGGGTATCGGTATCGGGTTGGCGGGGGTACAAGTCTTCCATGGGCAAATCGGGGTAGGTGGGAACTAATGTAACCGGACTCGGGAAGGTAGTTTTGGGGTTTACCTGTACCTGGTGCGTTCCGTTTATAATTTGGTAGGCATCTTCCAAGTCTTTTAAAACCGGGTGAAACTTACCAGTGGTGGCATCGCTTTTTAAACGCAGGTAGCTGTTTTTCATGGGTCCTTCTACTTTTTTAGCGTAGCTGACCCCAAATACATCGGCCAGGCCAAAATCCGGTTGTTCTTTGCCCGTTTCGTCGTAGAGCGAAGTTTCGTAAGTAGCTATCAGGCTGCCGCCATTGTTTACAAATTGTCGCAATTGGTCGCATTGCTTTTTTGATAAAAACGCGATGTTAGACAGAATTAGTAATTTAAATGGTTTTAACGTGGCAGCATCCAGTAATTGGTCATTCACCATTTCAAAAGGCAGACGGTCTTCGATGAGCGCGTGGTAAATACCATTGCCATGATCGGCAAAGTTTTTCTGCCAGGCTTTTTCGCCGTAATTCTTAGAAGTTTGCTCGGAATATACCACGCCCACGCGAGCCAGTGGAGCGGTGTTGCGCAGGTATTTTTCGCTTTTGTAATAACCCTGGTATAATTGCTCTACCGTAGTAAGCCAGCGTTTATCATGTACTTCGCCGCCGAATTTTACAAAACACGGCAGTAAACCATTAGCCGTACCTTCCGATACCCAAATTTTTATTTCGTTGTTATCTTGCACCGAAGCTTTCCAGCGATATTGTTCTTCGATGCCCACGCCAAAAATACCTACCTGGTGTTTCATGCCCATGGTGGCCCGCAACTCTTTAGCGTGTTTGCCATTCGACCACGGCGGAATGGAGCCGGTGCGCTGCTGCTGGTCGGCGAAAAAGAAATCGGATTGTTTACCGGTAGCCAGCTTATCCGGGAAGCCATTCGGAATAAAACGGGAGGTGGGTTTTTGTTTCCGGATTTCGCTGTCCCATAAAAACCAGAGTTCCCGTAAGCGTTCAGTACGCCAGGTAATGTATTTGCGGTAAGCCGGACTGTTTTTGTCGCCGGGAGCCATGGCGGTGCTATTATTTACCGCAATGGTAGGAGGGAGGTCGTAGCCCGAGTATGCCTTAAAGCTGGGTTTGCAGTGCTCGCAGTAGCATATGCCGTGGCCCGACCAGCGATTCGAGAAAATAGCGTCGGGTTGGTAGCGGGTCATTATCTCCTGGTTTACCTGCTTCATAAAGTCAAAATTATAAGGCCCGAGAGCGCAGGTTACCCATAAGTCCGGGTTGGCCCAGTGCCGCCGTTTTTCACCGTTCTCGTTCGTATGAATCCAGTCGGGGTGGGTTTCATATACTTTTTGCCGGGCGGCATGTGGGTCGGTGCGCAAAATAATCGACATGTTCATTTTGCGGCAGCCCTCTACCATGTATCCGAGCATGTCTTTATCTTTCAGCCAAGCGCTCCGGTAATGCAGCGGAATTTGAGTCGGGTAAAAAGCTACGCTGCCGCCGGCGCTTAACAAAACCCCATCCAGGTGCAATTTTTTAAAATAAGCCAGCCAAAAATCCGGATCGTATTTCTCCGGGTCGGTTTCCACGAAGGCAATCTGGGCCCAACGCATGGAGCGGTCGAACCAGGGCAATTCTTTCGGCTGCATTATTTCGGCCAGGGCGGCTTTACTGGCTAAAGCGTAAGCGCCGCCCACAACGGCAGTGGTTTTAATAAAACTTCTTCGGTGCATAAAGGGCAAACTATTTGGCAAAAGACTATTTCGCACCCTAAGTATACACTATAGCGGGCAATAAAAATACTTTTCGCCGGTATAATCCCGCTCTAAATTTTTTGCAGGTATAGAACGCTGAATTTTTACGGCAATCTATCTATTTTTAGAACCGTACAAGCTTGGAGGGAAAAGGGTGAGTAGACAAATGCGAAGCCCACCAAAATTTTAAAAAATTAAAAAATTACAACAATGCAATACCGGAAATTAGGAAATAATGAGCAGCTATCGGCCATTGGGCTGGGTTGCATGAGTATGAGCCACGCGTACGGGGTGCCCGACGATGTAGAGTCCGTTGCCACGCTGCACCACGCCCTGGACTTAGGTATTAACTTTTGGGATACCGCCGATGTGTACGGCAGCGGTAAAAACGAGGAATTAATCTCGAAGGTGTTGGTCCCTAACCGGGATAAGATTTTTATTGCCACCAAGTTTGGTTTTACCCAGGATGCCAGCGGCAATATGATTTTTAACGGTTCACCGGCATACATGCGGCATGCCGTAGAAGCCAGTTTAAAACGATTAAAAATCGATACCATTGACTTGTACTACGCCCACCGCATCGACCCGAACGTGCCCGTGGAAGAGATGGTAGGCGCTATGGCCGAACTGGTAAAAGAAGGCAAGGTGCGTTATTTAGGTTTATCCGAAGCATCGGTAAGTTCAATCAAAAAAGCCCACGCGGTACACCCGATCAGTGCCGTGCAAAGCGAATATTCTTTGCTAACCCGCGACGTAGAGAATAATGTATTACCCGCCTGTAAAGAGTTAGGGATCACCTTTGTGCCTTTTAGCCCACTGGCCCGGGGTTTAATGACAAATACCTTAAACTTAAGCGAATTACCCGATACGGACTTCCGTAAAAAGCTGCCGCGCTACCAGCAAGAGTACCAGGACAACAACCAAAAACTAGCCGCTGCCTTCGCCGATTTAGCTTACCAGATTGGTTGCTCCCCCGCGCAATTGGCTCTAGCCTGGGTACTGGCGCAAGGCGAAAACATTATCCCCATACCGGGCACCAAAAAACGCGGCAAACTAACCGACAACGCCGGCAGCGTTGACGTAAAATTAACCAATCAA
The sequence above is a segment of the Adhaeribacter swui genome. Coding sequences within it:
- a CDS encoding alpha-amylase family protein, which gives rise to MHRRSFIKTTAVVGGAYALASKAALAEIMQPKELPWFDRSMRWAQIAFVETDPEKYDPDFWLAYFKKLHLDGVLLSAGGSVAFYPTQIPLHYRSAWLKDKDMLGYMVEGCRKMNMSIILRTDPHAARQKVYETHPDWIHTNENGEKRRHWANPDLWVTCALGPYNFDFMKQVNQEIMTRYQPDAIFSNRWSGHGICYCEHCKPSFKAYSGYDLPPTIAVNNSTAMAPGDKNSPAYRKYITWRTERLRELWFLWDSEIRKQKPTSRFIPNGFPDKLATGKQSDFFFADQQQRTGSIPPWSNGKHAKELRATMGMKHQVGIFGVGIEEQYRWKASVQDNNEIKIWVSEGTANGLLPCFVKFGGEVHDKRWLTTVEQLYQGYYKSEKYLRNTAPLARVGVVYSEQTSKNYGEKAWQKNFADHGNGIYHALIEDRLPFEMVNDQLLDAATLKPFKLLILSNIAFLSKKQCDQLRQFVNNGGSLIATYETSLYDETGKEQPDFGLADVFGVSYAKKVEGPMKNSYLRLKSDATTGKFHPVLKDLEDAYQIINGTHQVQVNPKTTFPSPVTLVPTYPDLPMEDLYPRQPDTDTRELYLREIGQGRVAYFPGDIDRTFWQYLSSDHGKLLRNTFRWALNEEPLVEVKGPGIIDVTTWQQKSSMTVHLVNLTNPMMLKAPFRELIPVNAQVKIRVPENKKLAGVKLLLSGQKPGYKFKNNVVSLQVNQLAAHEIIALDLA
- a CDS encoding aldo/keto reductase, whose translation is MQYRKLGNNEQLSAIGLGCMSMSHAYGVPDDVESVATLHHALDLGINFWDTADVYGSGKNEELISKVLVPNRDKIFIATKFGFTQDASGNMIFNGSPAYMRHAVEASLKRLKIDTIDLYYAHRIDPNVPVEEMVGAMAELVKEGKVRYLGLSEASVSSIKKAHAVHPISAVQSEYSLLTRDVENNVLPACKELGITFVPFSPLARGLMTNTLNLSELPDTDFRKKLPRYQQEYQDNNQKLAAAFADLAYQIGCSPAQLALAWVLAQGENIIPIPGTKKRGKLTDNAGSVDVKLTNQNLQQIEALLAQYPNTGNRYDAASEKMVDRDGR